The following proteins come from a genomic window of Candidatus Blochmanniella vafra str. BVAF:
- the pheT gene encoding phenylalanine--tRNA ligase subunit beta, producing MKYSELWLRKWTNPPVTHNELINQLTMAGFNVNETQSIILNKFYGVVIAEIINFKIHPNVDNTWIITINNGTNKLISIISDNHINYRKKMKVVVANIGALLPDGQVVTSKIIQGIKSEGILCTFSTLGLHNNRKDIIELPDNAPIGYDFYDYLDLNDKIIDVDITPNRGDCLSIIGLAREIASINKLQLKKLIINTIIPTTHETIPIRIEEPKFCPKFLGKIIKNININVPTPLKIQEKLRRCGIRSTNIVEDITNYVVLELGHPIHIYDYEKINKNEIIIRLSKPGEKLIFDEKNINIKLFENTLIISDRNKPLAIAGLEIENKSNISLKTSNIFIQVSFLDPTVIIKQSKLYNFHHFYTMQYERGVDCNISELTLNYFTELLIKNCNGHVGPTIKIINKKFIPKIKKIKLQRAKLNSILGFHVETQDISNILKSLGFKINVKDNLWIVSIPTWRFDINIEENLISEIIRIYGYNKIPQDSIKTVLIPNSLHTQLSNETVTLSKSKIILIDRGYQEIITYSFINPNIQKLMKFQDITPFTLINPINQEMSVMRLSLWPGLIKTMLYNQNRQQKDIRLFESGMCFIPNKNNNDQVSHQFMLSGIRSEFKNNEHWDSKISSIDFYDIKGDVESVLNMIYRHNQIIFKSCIHPALHPGQRAEIYCNNILIGYIGMIHPKIQHLLGLRANILMFELFWDAIPKFTLSQITSVSKFPKNHRDISFVLPIYISASAVIDELKKLNINQLICIKLIDLYTGKKIPIGFKSFTIKLTFQSNTHTFQEQEIKEILNTCIITLQKRFHIILR from the coding sequence ATGAAATATAGCGAACTATGGTTACGAAAATGGACCAACCCACCGGTTACTCATAATGAGCTAATAAATCAATTAACCATGGCTGGATTTAATGTAAATGAAACTCAATCTATTATTTTAAATAAGTTTTACGGGGTAGTTATTGCAGAAATTATAAACTTTAAAATACATCCAAATGTTGATAATACATGGATTATTACCATAAATAATGGTACTAACAAATTAATCAGCATTATTTCTGATAATCACATTAATTATAGAAAAAAAATGAAGGTAGTTGTAGCAAACATAGGGGCTCTATTACCAGATGGTCAAGTGGTTACATCAAAAATTATACAAGGTATAAAATCAGAAGGTATTTTATGTACTTTTTCAACATTAGGTCTACATAATAATAGAAAAGATATTATAGAGTTACCTGATAATGCACCTATCGGATATGATTTTTACGATTACTTAGATTTAAATGATAAAATAATTGATGTTGACATCACCCCTAACAGAGGAGATTGTTTAAGTATAATTGGACTTGCTAGAGAAATAGCTTCTATAAATAAATTACAATTAAAAAAACTAATAATCAATACTATTATTCCAACTACTCATGAAACTATTCCTATTAGGATTGAAGAACCAAAATTTTGCCCTAAATTTTTAGGTAAAATTATAAAAAATATCAATATTAACGTTCCTACTCCTCTAAAAATACAAGAGAAATTACGTCGCTGTGGAATTCGTTCAACAAATATAGTAGAAGATATTACAAATTATGTTGTATTAGAATTAGGACATCCAATACATATATATGATTACGAAAAAATTAATAAAAACGAAATTATTATAAGATTATCTAAACCAGGTGAAAAATTAATCTTTGATGAAAAAAATATCAATATTAAACTATTTGAAAACACATTAATTATCTCTGATCGTAATAAGCCATTAGCTATTGCTGGGCTTGAAATAGAAAATAAATCAAATATTTCTCTAAAAACTTCTAATATATTTATACAAGTTTCTTTTTTAGATCCAACAGTAATCATAAAACAATCTAAATTGTATAATTTCCATCATTTTTATACAATGCAATATGAACGAGGAGTAGATTGCAACATATCTGAGTTAACGTTAAATTATTTTACGGAATTATTAATAAAAAATTGCAATGGACATGTAGGCCCAACTATAAAAATTATTAATAAAAAATTTATACCTAAAATAAAAAAAATTAAATTACAACGGGCTAAATTAAATTCAATACTTGGTTTTCATGTAGAAACTCAAGACATTTCAAATATTTTAAAAAGTCTGGGTTTTAAAATAAATGTCAAAGATAATCTATGGATTGTATCGATTCCAACTTGGCGTTTTGATATCAATATAGAAGAAAATTTAATATCTGAAATTATACGTATATATGGATATAACAAAATCCCACAAGATTCAATTAAAACTGTATTAATCCCAAATTCTCTGCATACCCAACTTTCAAATGAAACAGTTACATTATCTAAATCCAAAATTATATTAATAGATCGAGGATATCAAGAAATAATTACATATAGTTTTATAAATCCTAATATTCAAAAATTAATGAAATTTCAAGATATAACTCCATTCACTTTAATTAATCCTATAAATCAAGAAATGTCTGTTATGAGATTATCTTTATGGCCAGGCCTTATTAAAACGATGTTATATAATCAAAATAGACAACAAAAAGATATTCGATTATTTGAAAGTGGAATGTGTTTTATCCCAAATAAAAATAATAATGACCAAGTATCTCACCAATTTATGTTATCCGGAATAAGATCCGAATTTAAAAATAACGAACATTGGGACTCAAAAATATCTTCAATAGATTTTTATGACATTAAAGGAGATGTGGAATCTGTATTAAATATGATTTATAGACACAATCAAATTATATTTAAAAGCTGTATTCATCCTGCACTACATCCTGGACAAAGAGCTGAAATATATTGTAATAATATACTAATAGGATATATAGGAATGATTCATCCTAAAATACAACATTTATTAGGTTTACGTGCAAATATATTGATGTTTGAATTATTTTGGGATGCAATCCCTAAATTTACATTATCTCAAATTACCTCTGTTTCTAAATTTCCGAAAAATCATCGAGATATTTCTTTTGTTCTACCAATATACATTTCTGCATCAGCTGTAATTGATGAATTAAAAAAACTTAATATTAATCAATTGATTTGCATTAAATTAATTGATTTATATACAGGAAAAAAAATTCCAATTGGATTCAAAAGCTTTACTATTAAACTAACTTTTCAAAGTAATACGCATACATTCCAAGAACAAGAAATTAAAGAAATACTGAATACATGTATTATTACATTACAAAAACGTTTTCATATTATTTTAAGATAA
- a CDS encoding lipoate--protein ligase has product MTSLRLLVSNSYNPWFNLSLEEHTFQNMEKNQSILFLWRNQNTVVIGRAQNAWKECNTRRMTRDGIKLARRYSGGGAVFHDLGNTCFTFMSTQPKYNKNISLNIILNGLNTLGIKAIISGRNDIVVDTTQGQRKISGSAYRKTTDRQLHHGTLLLNVNLNKLTYYLNPDFKKLESKGISSIKSRIINLNKLKPDIDHEEVCHTIQQAFFKYHQASEQQPELISINDLNHVIEFSKQFNKQRSWDWNFGNTPSFTHLLDKRFDWGGVELHFDIEHGIINRSQIFTDSLDPAPLEELSKKLIGIPYNSSSIQNCCIKWMENWPKLKELEEVKLWLVKSII; this is encoded by the coding sequence ATGACGTCTCTACGATTGTTAGTTTCTAACTCTTATAATCCATGGTTTAATTTATCCTTAGAAGAACATACATTTCAAAATATGGAGAAAAATCAATCCATATTATTTCTTTGGAGAAATCAAAACACAGTAGTTATTGGAAGAGCTCAAAATGCTTGGAAAGAATGTAATACCCGCCGTATGACCCGAGATGGAATTAAGTTAGCTCGGAGATATAGTGGAGGAGGAGCTGTATTTCATGATTTAGGAAATACCTGCTTTACTTTTATGTCTACTCAACCAAAATATAACAAAAATATATCTTTAAACATAATTTTAAATGGATTAAATACTTTAGGAATTAAAGCTATAATTTCCGGAAGAAACGATATAGTTGTAGATACAACACAAGGACAACGAAAAATTAGTGGATCTGCGTATCGTAAAACAACGGATCGCCAATTACATCACGGTACGTTACTGTTAAATGTAAATCTCAATAAATTAACTTATTATTTAAACCCAGATTTTAAAAAATTAGAAAGTAAAGGTATTTCTTCCATAAAATCAAGAATAATTAACCTTAACAAACTAAAACCAGATATTGATCATGAAGAAGTTTGTCATACGATACAACAAGCTTTCTTTAAATATCATCAAGCATCTGAACAACAACCAGAATTAATTTCTATAAATGATTTGAATCATGTAATAGAATTTTCTAAACAATTTAATAAACAACGTAGTTGGGATTGGAATTTTGGCAATACCCCATCATTTACTCATTTATTAGACAAAAGATTTGATTGGGGAGGAGTAGAACTACACTTTGACATTGAACATGGAATAATCAATCGTAGTCAAATTTTTACTGATAGCTTAGATCCTGCTCCATTAGAAGAACTATCAAAAAAACTAATAGGAATCCCGTATAATTCTAGTAGTATACAAAACTGCTGTATAAAATGGATGGAAAATTGGCCTAAATTAAAAGAATTAGAAGAAGTAAAACTTTGGTTAGTAAAGAGTATTATTTAA
- a CDS encoding iron-sulfur cluster assembly accessory protein yields the protein MQNTIVHSNTFLKSNKNIPWKGVTLTDSAAQHILQLINRESKILGLKITIKKSGCAGLTYQLSKVFYPEQNTVVYEHNRAKLFVPINIMPIIDGTELDYIQDGLNYSFKFNNPKAQFHCGCGESFRIYK from the coding sequence ATGCAAAACACTATTGTACATAGTAATACATTTTTAAAATCCAATAAAAACATTCCTTGGAAAGGAGTTACATTAACAGATTCTGCAGCACAGCACATTCTTCAATTAATAAATAGAGAATCAAAAATTTTAGGATTAAAAATAACCATTAAAAAATCAGGATGTGCTGGATTAACTTATCAATTAAGTAAAGTGTTTTATCCTGAACAAAATACCGTAGTTTATGAACATAATAGAGCTAAACTATTCGTTCCAATAAATATCATGCCTATTATTGACGGTACAGAATTAGATTACATTCAGGACGGTTTAAACTATTCATTTAAATTTAATAACCCTAAAGCTCAATTTCACTGTGGTTGTGGAGAAAGTTTTAGAATATATAAATAG